The following coding sequences lie in one Arachis ipaensis cultivar K30076 chromosome B03, Araip1.1, whole genome shotgun sequence genomic window:
- the LOC107631251 gene encoding condensin complex subunit 3 isoform X2, whose protein sequence is MKLRVRDKIPGVRAFAIRALSRFVNDTANSDILDLFLEQLALEQNADVRKMIVLSLPPSTATSQVIIDCTLDVSESVRKAAYCVLANKFPLQSLSIKLRTVILQRGLADRSVAVSKECFKLLRDEWLTKCCNGDPLELLKFLDVETYESVGETVMQTLLKADLVKLLNGASIQQYISSGDAEDGNSMHCAPSIQLIEAEASLYWRTVCQHLQSEAHAKGSDAAATMGTEAEVYAAEASDKNDLLEKILPATVDDYIDLVRAHINAGSIHRFTCRQLLLLGAMFNYSDATNRKSASAFLQELLHKPPEHEIDNEGNVVVIGDGLSFGGDNDWAQAVARLARKVHAALGEFEEVVLAIIEELAQPCRERTADYVQWMHCLSLIGLLLRHAKSMRLLQGKAIEPDELLQSLLLAGAKHAHLDVQRIAVRCLGLFGLLERKPRAELLKQLRISYIKGPHPISVEACKALIDLGMWHGPQEVDRVLNPHTSSKITSEKKSFSPVNFSDLERDLDVDTLDLLFGGFENDDWADSLTGNEDECVHAVLGEGFAKILLLSDNYPSIPPSLHPVILSKLIYLYFRDVSDHLQRLKQCLSVFFEHYPCLCANHKSCISKAFIPVMRSMWPGIFGNSGGSSFMVSQMRKRAVQASRFMLQMMQVPLYVKETQPESENGSTEMPQVIDRCAEVPFDCGEEGLALRIAIEVTSFHSKKTAAEKSYVSALCRILALLQFRLSEQGPIKLMRRLLSRTVECVSTEKDLVKELNRLAEHLMTADRQPDQEFLQDEVNLILGKLEIDFNLDLDGSVAMPQTPAAASTRTRVSRRRVRIEDDDFDEYSPAFTVPATQQTVRSRSQRASKTVAMSKMSATRSVRIDEIEEQEEEDDSDVTSEDSDEY, encoded by the exons ATGAAGCTGAGGGTACGGGACAAGATTCCTGGGGTGCGCGCATTTGCCATCAGGGCACTTTCTCGCTTTGTGAATGACACTGCAAACAGCGATATCCTCGATTTGTTCCTCGAGCAGCTTGCCTTGGAGCAGAATGCG GATGTTCGCAAGATGATTGTGTTGTCTTTGCCCCCTTCTACTGCAACCTCGCAAGTTATCATTGATTGCACCTTGGATGTGAGCGAATCTGTACGCAAAGCTGCATACTGTGTTTTAGCTAATAAATTTCCTCTTCAAAGCTTAAG CATTAAGCTCAGGACAGTAATTCTTCAGAGAGGACTTGCTGACCGATCTGTTGCTGTCTCAAAAGAATGTTTCAAACTCTTGAGAGATGAATGGCTCACTAAGTGCTGTAATGGTGATCCTTTAGAacttctcaagtttcttgatgttGAAACCTATGAATCAGTTGGTGAGACTGTTATGCAAACGCTTCTAAAAGCTGATTTAGTAAAGCTACTGAATGGTGCAAGCATTCAGCAGTATATATCATCTGGTGATGCAGAGGATG GGAATTCTATGCACTGCGCACCTAGCATTCAGCTGATAGAAGCAGAGGCTTCTCTTTACTGGAGAACTGTATGCCAGCATTTGCAGTCAGAAGCACAT GCCAAAGGCTCTGATGCTGCAGCCACAATGGGCACTGAGGCAGAAGTATATGCAGCTGAAGCATCAGACAAAAATGACCTTCTGGAAAAAATTCTTCCTGCAACAGTTGATGATTATATAGACCTGGTCAGAGCTCATATTAATGCTG GATCAATTCATCGTTTTACATGCCGGCAGCTACTTCTGCTCGGTGCCATGTTCAATTATTCTGATGCTACAAATAGGAAGTCTGCTAGTGCATTTCTGCAGGAGCTGCTGCACAAGCCTCCTGAGCATGAGATTGATAATGAAGGGAATGTGGTTGTCATTGGAGATGGATTAAGTTTTGGTGGAGACAATGATTGGGCTCAAGCAGTGGCCAGATTGGCAAGGAAAGTCCATGCTGCACTTGGTGAATTTGAAGAAGTTGTTCTTGCTATCATAGAAGAGCTAGCTCAACCTTGTAGGGAGAGGACAGCAGATTATGTGCAGTGGATGCACTGTCTTTCTCTTATTGGCCTTTTGCTGAGACATGCAAAGTCTATGCGCTTGCTTCAGGGCAAGGCTATTGAACCAGATGAACTACTCCAGTCTTTGCTGCTCGCCGGG GCCAAACATGCTCACTTGGATGTGCAAAGGATTGCTGTCAGATGCCTTGGCCTTTTTGGGCTTTTGGAGAGGAAACCACGTGCAGAACTTCTGAAACAGTTGAGAATTTCATACATCAAAGGTCCACATCCAATTAGTGTAGAGGCCTGTAAAGCGTTAATTGATCTTGGGATGTGGCATGGCCCTCAAGAAGTCGACAGGGTGTTAAATCCCCATACATCATCCAAGATTACCTCTGAAAAGAAGAGTTTTAGTCCTGTGAACTTTTCTGATTTGGAACGGGATTTGGATGTCGATACGCTTGATCTCTTATTTGGTGGATTTGAAAATGATGACTGGGCTGATTCTTTAACTGGCAATGAAGATGAATGTGTCCATGCCGTTCTTGGAGAGGGGTTTGCAAAAATTCTTCTCCTGAGTGACAACTATCCAAGCATACCGCCTTCTTTGCATCCTGTGATTTTATCTAAGCTCATTTACTTATATTTCAGGGATGTGTCGGATCACCTGCAGAG GTTGAAGCAATGCTTATCTGTGTTTTTTGAGCACTACCCATGTCTCTGTGCTAATCATAAG AGTTGCATATCCAAGGCTTTCATTCCAGTAATGCGTTCAATGTGGCCCGGAATTTTTGGCAATTCAGGAGGATCTTCTTTTATGGTGTCCCAGATGCGTAAGCGTGCAGTTCAAGCTTCACGTTTCATGCTGCAGATGATGCAGGTTCCCTTATATGTTAAAGAGACTCAACCAGAGAGTGAAAATGGAAGTACAGAAATGCCACAAGTCATTGATCGTTGTGCAGAGGTTCCGTTTGATTGTGGTGAGGAGGGTCTTGCACTACGCATTGCCATAGAG GTCACAAGCTTTCACTCGAAGAAGACAGCTGCTGAGAAGTCATATGTATCGGCACTTTGTAGAATACTTGCATTGCTTCAATTTCGGTTATCGGAACAAGGGCCAATAAAGTTGATGAGGAGACTTCTAAGTCGTACGGTTGAATGTGTATCCACAGAGAAGGATCTTGTAAAAGAATTGAACCGCCTGGCTGAGCATCTCATGACAGCAGATAGGCAGCCAGATCAGGAGTTCTTGCAAGATGAAGTGAATCTCATTTTGG GTAAATTGGAAATTGACTTCAACCTAGATCTAGATGGTTCTGTTGCTATGCCACAAACACCAGCTGCAGCCTCAACTAGAACCCGTGTTTCTAGGAGAAGAGTAAGGATTGaggatgatgattttgatgaataTTCACCTGCTTTTACTGTTCCTGCTACCCAACAAACTGTCCGAAGTCGTTCGCAGAGAGCAAGTAAAACTGTAGCAATGAGCAAGATGTCTGCAACCAGATCAGTCagaattgatgaaattgaagaacaagaggaagaagacgactCTGATGTAACATCTGAGGATTCTGATGAATACTGA
- the LOC107631251 gene encoding condensin complex subunit 3 isoform X1 yields MEENNRLEQKIAGILNDARASYATHNRKLKELSLLRFKSSSLSLFFSAFSKTLTPLFDFQRRLASAERTVAFVSAFAAARDPAADSDEFLDLFLRFLLLAAPSANKTARFRACQIVSEIILLLPDDAEVSNDVWDEVIECMKLRVRDKIPGVRAFAIRALSRFVNDTANSDILDLFLEQLALEQNADVRKMIVLSLPPSTATSQVIIDCTLDVSESVRKAAYCVLANKFPLQSLSIKLRTVILQRGLADRSVAVSKECFKLLRDEWLTKCCNGDPLELLKFLDVETYESVGETVMQTLLKADLVKLLNGASIQQYISSGDAEDGNSMHCAPSIQLIEAEASLYWRTVCQHLQSEAHAKGSDAAATMGTEAEVYAAEASDKNDLLEKILPATVDDYIDLVRAHINAGSIHRFTCRQLLLLGAMFNYSDATNRKSASAFLQELLHKPPEHEIDNEGNVVVIGDGLSFGGDNDWAQAVARLARKVHAALGEFEEVVLAIIEELAQPCRERTADYVQWMHCLSLIGLLLRHAKSMRLLQGKAIEPDELLQSLLLAGAKHAHLDVQRIAVRCLGLFGLLERKPRAELLKQLRISYIKGPHPISVEACKALIDLGMWHGPQEVDRVLNPHTSSKITSEKKSFSPVNFSDLERDLDVDTLDLLFGGFENDDWADSLTGNEDECVHAVLGEGFAKILLLSDNYPSIPPSLHPVILSKLIYLYFRDVSDHLQRLKQCLSVFFEHYPCLCANHKSCISKAFIPVMRSMWPGIFGNSGGSSFMVSQMRKRAVQASRFMLQMMQVPLYVKETQPESENGSTEMPQVIDRCAEVPFDCGEEGLALRIAIEVTSFHSKKTAAEKSYVSALCRILALLQFRLSEQGPIKLMRRLLSRTVECVSTEKDLVKELNRLAEHLMTADRQPDQEFLQDEVNLILGKLEIDFNLDLDGSVAMPQTPAAASTRTRVSRRRVRIEDDDFDEYSPAFTVPATQQTVRSRSQRASKTVAMSKMSATRSVRIDEIEEQEEEDDSDVTSEDSDEY; encoded by the exons atggAGGAGAACAACCGTTTGGAGCAGAAAATAGCCGGAATTCTCAACGACGCTCGAGCCTCGTACGCCACTCACAACCGCAAGCTCAAGGAGCTCTCACTACTCCGATTCAAGTCCTCCTcactctccctcttcttctctgcATTCTCCAAAACCCTAACCCCGCTTTTCGACTTCCAGAGGCGCCTCGCCTCTGCCGAGCGCACTGTTGCCTTTGTCTCTGCTTTCGCCGCTGCTCGTGACCCAGCTGCAGACTCTGACGAGTTCCTCGACCTCTTCCTCAGGTTCTTACTCCTCGCTGCACCTTCCGCCAACAAGACCGCCAGGTTTCGTGCTTGCCAGATTGTCTCTGAG ATAATATTGCTGCTACCGGATGATGCAGAAGTGAGTAATGATGTGTGGGATGAGGTGATTGAGTGCATGAAGCTGAGGGTACGGGACAAGATTCCTGGGGTGCGCGCATTTGCCATCAGGGCACTTTCTCGCTTTGTGAATGACACTGCAAACAGCGATATCCTCGATTTGTTCCTCGAGCAGCTTGCCTTGGAGCAGAATGCG GATGTTCGCAAGATGATTGTGTTGTCTTTGCCCCCTTCTACTGCAACCTCGCAAGTTATCATTGATTGCACCTTGGATGTGAGCGAATCTGTACGCAAAGCTGCATACTGTGTTTTAGCTAATAAATTTCCTCTTCAAAGCTTAAG CATTAAGCTCAGGACAGTAATTCTTCAGAGAGGACTTGCTGACCGATCTGTTGCTGTCTCAAAAGAATGTTTCAAACTCTTGAGAGATGAATGGCTCACTAAGTGCTGTAATGGTGATCCTTTAGAacttctcaagtttcttgatgttGAAACCTATGAATCAGTTGGTGAGACTGTTATGCAAACGCTTCTAAAAGCTGATTTAGTAAAGCTACTGAATGGTGCAAGCATTCAGCAGTATATATCATCTGGTGATGCAGAGGATG GGAATTCTATGCACTGCGCACCTAGCATTCAGCTGATAGAAGCAGAGGCTTCTCTTTACTGGAGAACTGTATGCCAGCATTTGCAGTCAGAAGCACAT GCCAAAGGCTCTGATGCTGCAGCCACAATGGGCACTGAGGCAGAAGTATATGCAGCTGAAGCATCAGACAAAAATGACCTTCTGGAAAAAATTCTTCCTGCAACAGTTGATGATTATATAGACCTGGTCAGAGCTCATATTAATGCTG GATCAATTCATCGTTTTACATGCCGGCAGCTACTTCTGCTCGGTGCCATGTTCAATTATTCTGATGCTACAAATAGGAAGTCTGCTAGTGCATTTCTGCAGGAGCTGCTGCACAAGCCTCCTGAGCATGAGATTGATAATGAAGGGAATGTGGTTGTCATTGGAGATGGATTAAGTTTTGGTGGAGACAATGATTGGGCTCAAGCAGTGGCCAGATTGGCAAGGAAAGTCCATGCTGCACTTGGTGAATTTGAAGAAGTTGTTCTTGCTATCATAGAAGAGCTAGCTCAACCTTGTAGGGAGAGGACAGCAGATTATGTGCAGTGGATGCACTGTCTTTCTCTTATTGGCCTTTTGCTGAGACATGCAAAGTCTATGCGCTTGCTTCAGGGCAAGGCTATTGAACCAGATGAACTACTCCAGTCTTTGCTGCTCGCCGGG GCCAAACATGCTCACTTGGATGTGCAAAGGATTGCTGTCAGATGCCTTGGCCTTTTTGGGCTTTTGGAGAGGAAACCACGTGCAGAACTTCTGAAACAGTTGAGAATTTCATACATCAAAGGTCCACATCCAATTAGTGTAGAGGCCTGTAAAGCGTTAATTGATCTTGGGATGTGGCATGGCCCTCAAGAAGTCGACAGGGTGTTAAATCCCCATACATCATCCAAGATTACCTCTGAAAAGAAGAGTTTTAGTCCTGTGAACTTTTCTGATTTGGAACGGGATTTGGATGTCGATACGCTTGATCTCTTATTTGGTGGATTTGAAAATGATGACTGGGCTGATTCTTTAACTGGCAATGAAGATGAATGTGTCCATGCCGTTCTTGGAGAGGGGTTTGCAAAAATTCTTCTCCTGAGTGACAACTATCCAAGCATACCGCCTTCTTTGCATCCTGTGATTTTATCTAAGCTCATTTACTTATATTTCAGGGATGTGTCGGATCACCTGCAGAG GTTGAAGCAATGCTTATCTGTGTTTTTTGAGCACTACCCATGTCTCTGTGCTAATCATAAG AGTTGCATATCCAAGGCTTTCATTCCAGTAATGCGTTCAATGTGGCCCGGAATTTTTGGCAATTCAGGAGGATCTTCTTTTATGGTGTCCCAGATGCGTAAGCGTGCAGTTCAAGCTTCACGTTTCATGCTGCAGATGATGCAGGTTCCCTTATATGTTAAAGAGACTCAACCAGAGAGTGAAAATGGAAGTACAGAAATGCCACAAGTCATTGATCGTTGTGCAGAGGTTCCGTTTGATTGTGGTGAGGAGGGTCTTGCACTACGCATTGCCATAGAG GTCACAAGCTTTCACTCGAAGAAGACAGCTGCTGAGAAGTCATATGTATCGGCACTTTGTAGAATACTTGCATTGCTTCAATTTCGGTTATCGGAACAAGGGCCAATAAAGTTGATGAGGAGACTTCTAAGTCGTACGGTTGAATGTGTATCCACAGAGAAGGATCTTGTAAAAGAATTGAACCGCCTGGCTGAGCATCTCATGACAGCAGATAGGCAGCCAGATCAGGAGTTCTTGCAAGATGAAGTGAATCTCATTTTGG GTAAATTGGAAATTGACTTCAACCTAGATCTAGATGGTTCTGTTGCTATGCCACAAACACCAGCTGCAGCCTCAACTAGAACCCGTGTTTCTAGGAGAAGAGTAAGGATTGaggatgatgattttgatgaataTTCACCTGCTTTTACTGTTCCTGCTACCCAACAAACTGTCCGAAGTCGTTCGCAGAGAGCAAGTAAAACTGTAGCAATGAGCAAGATGTCTGCAACCAGATCAGTCagaattgatgaaattgaagaacaagaggaagaagacgactCTGATGTAACATCTGAGGATTCTGATGAATACTGA
- the LOC107631250 gene encoding glutamine synthetase nodule isozyme isoform X1: MTIISDLINLNLSDVTDKVIAEYVWIGGSGLDLRSKARTLPGPVNDPSKLPKWNYDGSSTGQAPGQDSEVILCPQAIFRDPFRRGDNILVMCDAYTPAGEPIPTNKRHGAAQIFNNPEVAAEEPWYGIEQEYTLMQKEVNWPVGWPVGGYPGPQGPYYCGVGADKAFARDVVDSHYKACLYAGINISGVNGEVMPAQWEFQVGPAVGITAGDQLWIARYILERITEVAGVRLSLDPKPVTGDWNGAGAHTNYSTKSMRNDGGYEVIKTAIEKLGKRHSEHIAAYGEGNERRLTGKHETANIKTFLWGVANRGASVRVGRDTEKEGKGYFEDRRPASNMDPYVVTSMIAETTILWKP, from the exons ATGACTATCATATCAGATCTCATAAACCTTAACCTCTCTGACGTCACCGATAAGGTGATTGCTGAGTACGTATG GATTGGTGGGTCAGGATTGGACCTCAGGAGCAAAGCAAGG ACGCTCCCAGGACCAGTTAACGATCCTTCAAAACTTCCCAAGTGGAACTATGATGGTTCTAGCACAGGTCAAGCCCCTGGCCAAGATAGTGAAGTCATCTTATG TCCACAAGCCATTTTCAGAGATCCATTCAGAAGGGGTGAcaacatcctg GTTATGTGTGATGCTTACACTCCTGCCGGAGAACCAATTCCCACAAACAAGAGACACGGTGCTGCACAGATATTCAACAATCCTGAAGTTGCTGCTGAAGAGCCCTG GTATGGAATTGAGCAAGAATACACCTTGATGCAGAAAGAGGTTAACTGGCCTGTTGGGTGGCCTGTTGGTGGTTACCCTGGACCCCAG GGACCATACTATTGTGGTGTGGGTGCTGACAAGGCTTTTGCTCGTGACGTGGTTGACTCCCATTACAAAGCCTGCCTTTATGCTGGCATCAACATCAGTGGAGTCAACGGAGAAGTCATGCCTGCCCAGTGGGAATTCCAAGTTGGTCCTGCTGTTGGTATCACTGCAGGTGATCAATTGTGGATTGCTCGTTACATTTTGGAG AGGATCACTGAGGTCGCTGGTGTTCGGCTTTCCCTTGACCCCAAGCCAGTCACGGGTGATTGGAATGGTGCTGGTGCTCACACTAATTACAG CACCAAGTCGATGAGAAATGATGGTGGGTATGAAGTGATAAAGACGGCAATTGAGAAGCTTGGAAAGAGGCACAGTGAGCACATTGCTGCTTATGGAGAAGGCAATGAGCGACGCTTGACCGGAAAGCACGAGACCGCAAACATCAAAACCTTCTTATGG GGTGTGGCAAACCGAGGTGCTTCCGTTAGAGTTGGAAGGGACACAGAGAAAGAAGGGAAGGGATATTTTGAGGACAGGAGACCAGCTTCTAACATGGATCCTTATGTTGTCACTTCCATGATTGCTGAGACAACCATTCTCTGGAAGCCGTGA
- the LOC107631250 gene encoding glutamine synthetase PR-1 isoform X2: MMVLAQVKPLAKIVKSSYVHKPFSEIHSEGVMCDAYTPAGEPIPTNKRHGAAQIFNNPEVAAEEPWYGIEQEYTLMQKEVNWPVGWPVGGYPGPQGPYYCGVGADKAFARDVVDSHYKACLYAGINISGVNGEVMPAQWEFQVGPAVGITAGDQLWIARYILERITEVAGVRLSLDPKPVTGDWNGAGAHTNYSTKSMRNDGGYEVIKTAIEKLGKRHSEHIAAYGEGNERRLTGKHETANIKTFLWGVANRGASVRVGRDTEKEGKGYFEDRRPASNMDPYVVTSMIAETTILWKP, from the exons ATGATGGTTCTAGCACAGGTCAAGCCCCTGGCCAAGATAGTGAAGTCATCTTATG TCCACAAGCCATTTTCAGAGATCCATTCAGAAGGG GTTATGTGTGATGCTTACACTCCTGCCGGAGAACCAATTCCCACAAACAAGAGACACGGTGCTGCACAGATATTCAACAATCCTGAAGTTGCTGCTGAAGAGCCCTG GTATGGAATTGAGCAAGAATACACCTTGATGCAGAAAGAGGTTAACTGGCCTGTTGGGTGGCCTGTTGGTGGTTACCCTGGACCCCAG GGACCATACTATTGTGGTGTGGGTGCTGACAAGGCTTTTGCTCGTGACGTGGTTGACTCCCATTACAAAGCCTGCCTTTATGCTGGCATCAACATCAGTGGAGTCAACGGAGAAGTCATGCCTGCCCAGTGGGAATTCCAAGTTGGTCCTGCTGTTGGTATCACTGCAGGTGATCAATTGTGGATTGCTCGTTACATTTTGGAG AGGATCACTGAGGTCGCTGGTGTTCGGCTTTCCCTTGACCCCAAGCCAGTCACGGGTGATTGGAATGGTGCTGGTGCTCACACTAATTACAG CACCAAGTCGATGAGAAATGATGGTGGGTATGAAGTGATAAAGACGGCAATTGAGAAGCTTGGAAAGAGGCACAGTGAGCACATTGCTGCTTATGGAGAAGGCAATGAGCGACGCTTGACCGGAAAGCACGAGACCGCAAACATCAAAACCTTCTTATGG GGTGTGGCAAACCGAGGTGCTTCCGTTAGAGTTGGAAGGGACACAGAGAAAGAAGGGAAGGGATATTTTGAGGACAGGAGACCAGCTTCTAACATGGATCCTTATGTTGTCACTTCCATGATTGCTGAGACAACCATTCTCTGGAAGCCGTGA